One genomic region from Ralstonia pseudosolanacearum encodes:
- a CDS encoding efflux RND transporter periplasmic adaptor subunit, whose amino-acid sequence MTHRSSSLFSSWPSRRFAAVAAAAVLLLGACGKDGTDAAKAAQQAADPNVVVAPPALTARLKVAPAGQQAVSERLRVPGQIDFDEQRVARIGASVTGRVTELLVVPGQQVKAGDILAQLHSTELGTAQLAYQKAVAQRDLQARALERAKLLLAADVIGSAELQKRQSELAMAEAEVRAAVDQLRVMGVSMRTGGMSSISPVVASLGGTVVERKVTRGQVVQPADALFTVADLSRVWVVGQVPESAAPLVRAGQAVEIETGAPGERIVGKLIWVSDIVDPQTRTVTVRTEVDNPERALKPSMLATLLIESRPEQKLVVPTSAVVREDNRDYVFVQASPTDYRLVPVKLGDESNGVRPVTSGLQAGQPIVVDGGFHLNNERKRAEMEGA is encoded by the coding sequence ATGACACATCGTTCTTCTTCTCTCTTTTCCTCGTGGCCCTCGCGGCGGTTTGCGGCGGTGGCCGCGGCAGCGGTGCTGCTGCTCGGCGCCTGCGGCAAGGACGGCACCGATGCCGCCAAGGCCGCGCAGCAGGCGGCCGACCCGAACGTGGTCGTCGCCCCGCCCGCGCTGACCGCGCGCCTGAAGGTGGCGCCCGCCGGGCAGCAGGCGGTTTCCGAGCGCCTGCGCGTGCCGGGCCAGATCGACTTTGACGAGCAGCGTGTCGCCCGCATCGGCGCCTCCGTGACGGGCCGCGTGACCGAGCTGCTCGTGGTGCCGGGCCAGCAGGTCAAGGCCGGCGACATCCTGGCGCAGCTGCACAGCACCGAGCTCGGCACCGCGCAGCTCGCCTACCAGAAGGCCGTCGCGCAGCGCGACCTGCAGGCCCGGGCGCTGGAGCGCGCCAAGCTGCTGCTGGCGGCCGACGTGATCGGCTCGGCCGAGCTGCAGAAGCGCCAGAGCGAGCTGGCCATGGCGGAAGCCGAAGTGCGTGCCGCAGTGGATCAGTTGCGTGTGATGGGCGTGTCGATGCGCACCGGCGGCATGTCTTCGATCTCGCCGGTGGTGGCGAGCCTCGGCGGCACGGTGGTGGAGCGCAAGGTGACGCGCGGCCAGGTGGTGCAGCCGGCCGACGCGCTGTTCACCGTGGCGGATCTGTCGCGCGTGTGGGTGGTGGGGCAGGTGCCCGAGAGCGCTGCGCCGCTTGTGCGTGCCGGCCAGGCGGTGGAGATCGAGACCGGCGCGCCGGGCGAGCGCATCGTGGGCAAGCTGATCTGGGTGTCGGACATCGTCGATCCGCAGACGCGCACGGTGACGGTCCGCACCGAGGTCGACAACCCCGAGCGCGCCCTCAAGCCGTCGATGCTGGCGACGCTGCTGATCGAGTCGCGCCCCGAGCAGAAGCTGGTGGTGCCGACCTCGGCCGTGGTGCGCGAAGACAACCGCGACTACGTGTTCGTGCAGGCCAGCCCGACCGACTATCGGCTGGTGCCGGTGAAGCTGGGCGACGAATCGAACGGCGTGCGGCCGGTGACCTCGGGCCTGCAGGCCGGGCAGCCCATCGTCGTCGACGGCGGCTTCCACCTCAACAATGAGCGCAAGCGCGCCGAGATGGAGGGCGCATGA
- a CDS encoding molecular chaperone HscC produces MIVGIDLGTTNSLVAVWRDGAARIVPNALGHALTPSCVGFLDDGTLVVGEAARERLQTHPHLSAALFKRYMGTDRKIRLGSQTFRPEELSSFVLRALKADAEALLGEPITEAIVTVPAYFSDAQRKATRVAGELAGLKVERLLNEPTAAALAYGLQTREESKFLVFDLGGGTFDVSILELFEGVMEVRASAGDNFLGGEDFATLLMQAFLQKTPLGQRVGTSVEHLPAAVAERLRAAAERAKRTLTDAAAATLRVDHEGETHTWEVTADAFVGLAEPLLERLRAPVERALRDARIRPAELDSIVLAGGATRMPMVRRLVSRMFGRFPVVDLNPDEVVALGAAVQAGLKMRDAALDEVVMTDVSPYSMGVEIVQQVSAQRFSEGHFMPIIERNSVVPVSRVERLHTVADNQAAINLRVFQGESPRVADNVFLGELRIPVQPRPAGQVQLDVRFTYDVNGILEAEGTVVETGETHVLVIEENPGVMTPAEVRERLSALTAIKIHPRDQAENRAVMARAERVFEQLLGPQRGAVGNAIAVFQGALDGQESERIREVRTAVKRLLDQVESGAMFD; encoded by the coding sequence GTGATCGTCGGTATCGACCTCGGCACCACCAACAGTCTTGTCGCCGTGTGGCGCGACGGCGCGGCCCGCATCGTGCCCAATGCGCTCGGTCATGCGCTCACGCCGTCGTGCGTCGGCTTTCTGGATGACGGCACGCTCGTCGTCGGCGAGGCCGCGCGCGAGCGCCTGCAGACGCATCCGCACCTGAGCGCCGCCCTGTTCAAGCGCTACATGGGCACCGACCGCAAGATCCGGCTCGGCTCGCAGACGTTCCGGCCGGAGGAGCTGTCCTCATTCGTCTTGCGCGCGCTCAAGGCCGATGCCGAAGCGCTGCTGGGCGAGCCCATCACCGAGGCCATCGTCACCGTGCCGGCCTATTTCAGCGATGCGCAGCGCAAGGCCACGCGCGTGGCGGGCGAGCTGGCGGGCCTGAAGGTGGAGCGCCTGCTCAACGAGCCGACCGCCGCCGCGCTCGCCTACGGTTTGCAGACGCGGGAGGAGAGCAAGTTCCTGGTGTTCGACCTCGGCGGCGGCACCTTCGACGTGTCGATCCTGGAGCTGTTCGAGGGCGTGATGGAGGTGCGCGCCAGCGCCGGCGACAACTTCCTCGGCGGCGAGGATTTCGCCACGCTGCTGATGCAGGCTTTCCTGCAGAAGACGCCGCTGGGCCAGCGCGTCGGCACCAGCGTCGAGCACCTGCCCGCCGCCGTGGCCGAGCGCCTGCGCGCCGCCGCCGAACGCGCCAAGCGCACGCTGACGGACGCCGCCGCCGCCACGCTGCGTGTCGATCACGAGGGCGAGACGCACACCTGGGAGGTCACCGCCGACGCCTTCGTCGGCCTCGCCGAGCCCCTGCTGGAGCGCCTGCGCGCGCCGGTCGAGCGGGCCCTGCGCGATGCGCGCATCCGCCCGGCCGAGCTCGACAGCATCGTGCTGGCCGGCGGCGCCACCCGCATGCCGATGGTGCGTCGGCTGGTCAGTCGCATGTTCGGGCGTTTCCCCGTGGTGGACCTGAACCCCGACGAGGTGGTCGCGCTGGGCGCGGCCGTCCAGGCCGGCCTGAAGATGCGCGACGCCGCACTGGACGAAGTGGTGATGACCGATGTCTCGCCCTATTCGATGGGCGTCGAGATCGTGCAGCAGGTGTCGGCGCAGCGCTTCAGCGAGGGGCACTTCATGCCCATCATCGAGCGCAACAGCGTGGTGCCGGTCAGCCGGGTGGAGCGGCTGCACACGGTGGCCGACAACCAGGCCGCGATCAACCTGCGCGTTTTCCAGGGCGAATCGCCACGCGTGGCCGACAACGTGTTTCTCGGCGAGCTGCGCATTCCCGTGCAGCCCAGGCCGGCGGGGCAGGTGCAGCTGGACGTGCGCTTCACCTACGACGTCAACGGCATCCTCGAGGCCGAGGGCACGGTGGTCGAGACCGGCGAGACGCACGTGCTCGTCATCGAGGAGAACCCCGGCGTGATGACGCCCGCCGAGGTGCGCGAGCGGCTGTCGGCACTCACCGCCATCAAGATCCACCCGCGCGACCAGGCCGAGAACCGCGCCGTGATGGCGCGCGCCGAGCGCGTCTTCGAGCAGTTGCTGGGGCCGCAGCGCGGCGCCGTCGGCAACGCCATTGCCGTGTTCCAGGGCGCGTTGGACGGGCAGGAATCCGAGCGCATCCGCGAGGTGCGCACCGCCGTCAAGCGCCTGCTGGACCAGGTCGAGTCCGGCGCCATGTTCGACTGA
- a CDS encoding winged helix-turn-helix domain-containing protein, with protein sequence MTKMDEATRKRVRAGRLMLAGKTPAEAAKAVGVARQTAYTWKARLNEGGIDALRTMNVGRAAQLDACQLEGLRVALLQGALAHGFGTELWTLKRVRMLIERLYGVTFSEVHVWRLLGALGFSPQKPERRAIERDEDAVQRFKRKTWPALKKSVPPSDG encoded by the coding sequence ATGACCAAGATGGACGAAGCGACGCGCAAACGGGTACGTGCCGGACGCTTGATGCTTGCGGGCAAGACGCCGGCCGAAGCGGCGAAGGCGGTGGGTGTGGCACGGCAAACCGCGTACACCTGGAAAGCCCGGCTCAACGAAGGTGGCATTGACGCATTGCGGACAATGAACGTAGGTCGTGCAGCCCAACTGGATGCGTGCCAGCTCGAAGGCTTGCGCGTGGCACTGCTGCAAGGTGCGCTGGCGCACGGCTTCGGCACCGAGCTGTGGACCCTCAAGCGCGTGCGCATGCTCATCGAACGACTGTATGGCGTCACCTTCAGCGAGGTGCATGTCTGGCGGCTGCTGGGTGCGTTGGGCTTCAGCCCGCAAAAGCCTGAGCGCCGGGCCATCGAACGCGACGAAGACGCGGTACAGCGCTTCAAGCGCAAGACTTGGCCCGCGCTAAAAAAAAGTGTGCCGCCGAGCGACGGCTAA
- a CDS encoding ATP-binding protein has product MKFSVPAILRVRSLSFRLYVLILLALVLMLLVQLVIAYLEISRSNSRQVVSDLRMSAQAYADLTTLNMDDELRREEFLQRLTDIRLGLSQPDLLPGEFRYVLCDHAGKVVAALPGAPTMPCGTAHGKVVEIMLEGVPWRAYTVDSIDGKLTATVAQPMSAYERAIRDLYREVALTIAFLAAVLMVMVGWAAHQGLKPLRALTRQVEARDTADLEPVQSVEHAELKPLVQALNGLFKRVQRSIDADRRFFADAAHELRTPLAAIQAQAYVVSHSDSEDDRSTALREFDRGISRATQSLSKLLALARLDARRVEAQLAQGTLSDLAGCARSGVIQQASRAERRNVILSYDGANQAWVPVSHEDAATLVENLLDNAVRETPDGGEVQVGVQRLEVGGRPMIELRIEDTGPGISPEERERVFERFYRPRDSQSQGSGLGLAIVRRIVELGKGSVAIEDGRGGKGCAVVIRLPALTSVPEPLDPQDEPPGTADAPTR; this is encoded by the coding sequence GTGAAGTTTTCGGTGCCCGCGATCCTGCGGGTCCGCTCGCTGTCGTTTCGCCTCTATGTCCTGATCCTGCTGGCGCTGGTGCTGATGCTGCTGGTGCAGCTCGTCATCGCCTATCTCGAGATCTCCCGCTCCAACAGCCGTCAGGTGGTCAGCGACCTGCGCATGTCGGCCCAGGCCTATGCCGACCTGACCACGCTGAACATGGATGACGAACTGCGCCGCGAGGAATTCCTGCAGCGGCTGACCGACATCCGGCTGGGCCTTTCGCAGCCCGATCTGCTGCCCGGCGAATTCCGCTACGTGCTGTGCGATCACGCCGGCAAGGTCGTCGCGGCGTTGCCCGGCGCGCCCACCATGCCGTGCGGCACGGCACACGGCAAGGTGGTCGAGATCATGCTCGAAGGCGTGCCTTGGCGCGCCTACACCGTCGACAGCATCGACGGCAAGCTGACCGCCACTGTCGCGCAGCCGATGTCCGCCTACGAGCGCGCCATCCGCGACCTGTACCGTGAAGTCGCCCTGACCATCGCGTTCCTGGCGGCCGTGCTGATGGTGATGGTGGGCTGGGCCGCGCACCAGGGCCTCAAGCCGCTGCGCGCGCTGACCCGCCAGGTCGAAGCGCGCGACACGGCCGACCTGGAGCCCGTGCAGAGCGTCGAGCATGCCGAGCTCAAGCCGCTGGTGCAGGCGCTCAACGGCCTGTTCAAGCGCGTGCAGCGCAGCATCGACGCCGACCGCCGCTTCTTCGCCGATGCCGCCCACGAGTTGCGCACGCCGCTGGCGGCGATCCAGGCGCAGGCTTATGTGGTGTCGCATTCCGACAGCGAAGACGACCGCTCGACCGCGCTGCGCGAGTTCGATCGCGGCATCTCGCGCGCCACGCAATCGCTGTCCAAGCTGCTGGCGCTGGCGCGGCTGGATGCGCGCAGGGTCGAGGCGCAATTGGCGCAGGGCACCTTGTCCGATCTGGCGGGTTGTGCCCGCAGCGGCGTGATCCAGCAGGCGTCCCGTGCGGAGCGGCGCAATGTCATCCTGTCGTACGACGGGGCCAACCAGGCGTGGGTGCCGGTGTCGCACGAGGATGCCGCCACGCTGGTGGAAAACCTCCTCGACAACGCCGTGCGCGAGACGCCCGACGGCGGCGAAGTCCAGGTCGGCGTGCAGCGGCTCGAGGTCGGCGGCAGGCCGATGATCGAACTGCGCATCGAAGACACCGGCCCGGGCATCTCGCCCGAAGAGCGCGAGCGCGTGTTCGAACGCTTCTACCGGCCGCGCGACAGCCAGTCGCAGGGCAGCGGGCTCGGGCTGGCCATCGTGCGGCGCATCGTGGAACTGGGCAAGGGCTCGGTGGCCATCGAGGACGGGCGCGGTGGCAAGGGCTGCGCGGTCGTGATCCGGCTGCCTGCCTTGACCAGCGTCCCGGAGCCGCTCGACCCGCAGGACGAGCCGCCGGGGACGGCGGATGCGCCGACCCGCTAG
- a CDS encoding NAD(P)-dependent oxidoreductase, with the protein MKIAIIGATGRVGTRLIDEALRRGHQVTAIARTASKLPARAGLTAKDADVADQAALVAALAGHDVVFSTVRFLQTSADQIVGAVKQAGVPRLLVVGGAGSLEVAPGVALIDTPQFPKEYFDEASAGRDFLNALRKESTLDWTFVSPAAFFEPGERTGHFRLGKDTLLADAAGKSWISMEDYAIAFLDETERPAHSRQRFTVAY; encoded by the coding sequence ATGAAGATCGCAATCATCGGCGCCACCGGGCGCGTCGGCACCCGACTGATCGACGAAGCGCTGCGCCGCGGCCACCAGGTCACGGCCATCGCGCGCACGGCGTCCAAGCTGCCGGCCCGTGCCGGACTGACGGCCAAGGACGCGGATGTGGCCGACCAGGCCGCCCTGGTCGCCGCGCTGGCGGGCCATGACGTGGTATTCAGCACCGTGCGCTTCCTGCAGACCAGCGCCGACCAGATCGTCGGTGCCGTCAAGCAGGCCGGCGTGCCGCGCCTGCTGGTGGTGGGTGGCGCAGGCAGCCTGGAAGTGGCGCCGGGCGTGGCCTTGATCGACACGCCGCAATTCCCGAAGGAATACTTCGACGAAGCCTCGGCCGGCCGCGACTTCCTGAATGCGCTGCGCAAGGAAAGCACGCTGGACTGGACCTTCGTCTCGCCCGCCGCCTTCTTCGAGCCTGGCGAGCGCACCGGCCACTTCCGTCTGGGCAAGGACACGCTGCTGGCGGATGCCGCCGGCAAGAGCTGGATCTCGATGGAAGACTACGCCATCGCCTTCCTCGACGAAACCGAGCGTCCGGCGCATTCGCGCCAGCGCTTCACGGTCGCCTATTGA
- a CDS encoding Rrf2 family transcriptional regulator has protein sequence MSTSSRFAVAVHILTLLASAEEPVPSSLIAGSVGTNPALIRRLVALLAEAGFVTSQMGASGGSTLARPADRITLLDVFRAVESPVLIALPHSQPNPACEVGREITGVLARVTARAQSAMEAELAAQTIAGMLAEVGRAQRRRA, from the coding sequence ATGTCCACCAGCAGCCGCTTCGCCGTCGCCGTGCACATCCTGACGCTGCTCGCCAGCGCCGAGGAGCCCGTGCCGTCATCGCTGATTGCCGGCAGCGTGGGGACCAACCCGGCGCTGATCCGGCGACTGGTGGCGCTGCTGGCGGAGGCCGGCTTCGTCACCTCGCAGATGGGCGCCTCGGGGGGCTCGACGCTGGCGCGGCCGGCGGATCGCATCACGCTGCTCGATGTGTTCCGCGCGGTGGAATCGCCGGTGCTGATCGCGCTGCCGCACAGCCAGCCCAATCCGGCCTGCGAAGTGGGCCGCGAGATCACCGGTGTGCTGGCGCGCGTAACGGCGCGGGCACAGTCCGCGATGGAAGCCGAGCTGGCCGCGCAGACCATCGCCGGCATGCTGGCGGAAGTGGGACGTGCCCAGCGTCGGCGGGCGTAG
- a CDS encoding TolC family protein, whose translation MLSFQEAASLRPVVRVPKRVLLATMLAWMAMPATAAPPVADPAYPASLAARAVAPHDEAAPLPRYSLPQLLELARAGHPALAASRAQVQAAQAGMTTARAWPNPEVEAMTGRQRARMPGAVEGRTNSVSVTQKLDLPWQRTARMQAADAAFEGSQAQARSSARDLEAQLKLRFYDVLRREAEQRSAREDVTLVEQIRRRVAVRVETGEAPRYELIRGDAELLNAQRTDQAAALRVQQALAELRRAVGAELPAAFDVDADPDAESAAIHNLPPLADLVGSVLATHPDLEADRAAVREAEARLAHERSQRGPSLALRGSVDRQPDLQDSRVGLVVSIPLFDRRDGPVGEAVAGLERARAALRDRELQMRQAVESAYRQYEIAQSQVGALESGVVKQAESTLRVAEAAYRHGERGILDYLDAQRVFRQARNDLIAARADLRAAAVELDRLRAEAP comes from the coding sequence ATGTTGTCTTTTCAGGAGGCGGCCTCGCTGCGCCCCGTGGTGCGCGTGCCGAAACGTGTCTTGCTGGCGACCATGCTCGCCTGGATGGCGATGCCGGCGACGGCTGCGCCGCCTGTCGCGGATCCCGCTTATCCCGCTTCTCTGGCGGCACGGGCGGTCGCGCCCCATGACGAAGCGGCGCCGCTGCCGCGCTATTCGCTGCCGCAATTGCTCGAACTGGCGCGGGCCGGCCACCCGGCCCTGGCCGCATCCCGCGCGCAAGTGCAGGCGGCCCAGGCCGGCATGACCACCGCCCGGGCATGGCCGAACCCCGAGGTTGAAGCGATGACCGGCCGCCAGCGGGCACGCATGCCCGGTGCGGTGGAAGGTCGCACCAACAGCGTGTCGGTCACGCAGAAGCTCGACTTGCCGTGGCAGCGCACGGCACGCATGCAGGCGGCCGATGCCGCGTTCGAGGGCTCCCAGGCGCAGGCGCGTTCGTCCGCCCGCGATCTGGAAGCGCAACTGAAGCTGCGTTTCTACGACGTGCTGCGCCGCGAAGCCGAGCAGCGCAGCGCCCGCGAGGACGTGACGCTGGTCGAGCAGATCCGCCGTCGCGTTGCCGTGCGCGTGGAGACGGGTGAGGCACCGCGCTACGAGTTGATCCGCGGCGATGCCGAACTGCTCAACGCGCAGCGGACCGATCAGGCCGCGGCGCTGCGCGTGCAGCAGGCCCTGGCCGAGCTGCGCCGTGCCGTGGGCGCGGAGCTACCCGCCGCATTCGATGTGGACGCCGACCCCGATGCGGAATCCGCCGCCATCCACAACCTGCCGCCGCTGGCCGATCTGGTCGGCAGCGTGCTGGCCACGCATCCGGACCTGGAGGCCGACCGCGCCGCCGTGCGCGAAGCCGAGGCGCGCCTGGCGCACGAGCGCAGCCAGCGCGGGCCGTCGCTGGCGCTGCGCGGCTCGGTGGACCGCCAGCCCGATCTGCAGGACAGCCGCGTCGGCTTGGTGGTGTCGATCCCGCTGTTCGACCGGCGCGACGGTCCGGTGGGCGAAGCCGTGGCCGGGCTGGAGCGTGCCCGTGCCGCGCTGCGCGACCGCGAGCTGCAGATGCGGCAGGCGGTGGAGTCGGCGTACCGCCAGTACGAGATTGCGCAGTCGCAGGTCGGCGCGCTGGAGTCCGGCGTGGTGAAGCAGGCCGAATCGACCCTGCGGGTGGCCGAGGCCGCGTACCGCCACGGCGAGCGCGGCATTCTCGACTACCTCGATGCCCAGCGCGTGTTCCGCCAGGCCCGCAACGACCTGATCGCCGCCCGCGCCGACCTGCGCGCGGCCGCCGTCGAACTCGACCGCCTGCGCGCGGAGGCCCCGTGA
- a CDS encoding response regulator, which translates to MNAVLLIEDDLPLGTALARALRQAGYNTTWVRRLMDAQKWMTSNAFDAIVLDLGLPDGEGHLFLEALRAAQSDVPVIIASARDALSERLKGLDEGADDFLVKPFPVDELIARLRAVLRRHAGQSTNRWNVGSLVVEPSQKRVTQDGNVVELTPREYQLLFELVRRAHRWVTRETLMDALYREGNRVSANALEVVIHHLRGKLGEGVIQTIRGVGYMIGGNR; encoded by the coding sequence ATGAATGCCGTCCTGTTGATCGAAGATGACCTGCCCCTCGGAACCGCCCTTGCGCGGGCCCTGCGGCAGGCGGGCTACAACACGACCTGGGTGCGCCGCCTGATGGACGCACAGAAGTGGATGACCTCCAACGCCTTCGACGCCATCGTGCTGGACCTCGGCCTGCCCGACGGCGAAGGCCACCTCTTCCTCGAAGCGCTGCGGGCGGCCCAGAGCGACGTCCCCGTCATCATCGCCAGCGCCCGCGACGCGCTGTCCGAGCGCCTCAAGGGCCTGGACGAGGGCGCGGACGATTTCCTCGTCAAGCCCTTCCCCGTGGATGAACTGATCGCCCGCCTGCGCGCCGTGCTGCGCCGCCATGCCGGCCAGAGCACCAACCGCTGGAACGTCGGCTCGCTGGTGGTGGAGCCGTCGCAGAAGCGCGTCACGCAGGACGGCAACGTGGTCGAGCTCACGCCGCGCGAGTACCAGCTGCTGTTCGAGCTGGTGCGCCGTGCCCACCGCTGGGTCACGCGCGAGACTTTGATGGACGCCCTCTACCGCGAGGGCAACCGCGTCAGCGCCAATGCGCTCGAGGTGGTCATCCACCACCTGCGCGGCAAGCTGGGCGAAGGCGTCATCCAGACCATCCGCGGTGTCGGCTACATGATCGGGGGCAACCGGTGA
- a CDS encoding J domain-containing protein: MTSSLQGPWAVLNIAPTQDARQIRRAYAARLKAVRPDEDAAGFQALREAYEWALAQCDTAPARPVVFLQVGPVASPPLPAEAAPPAEQQDEQQDEQQDEQQDEQQDEQQDEQQDEQQDEQQDEQQDEQQDEAAATTPSPDYSPRRSHEQHIVYRRAPPAVPEVPAPALGAALWRAFRTALPPQDGDDVSDDSAARIEAQLRETLRHPDLINFEAREAFELAALQVCASERTVGALRLACDAVFGWSRAPMPLRPHERQRWLAATEQAAGDRQYQAVQRLARHSAAVRHMLAPGQPRIALLRFFVPSYLADARRFLEQLQTQWPQVLQYRLDGASLRAWSEAAHRAWPTFSGLVGMAAAGVLGALLFWSTGKRLDVPDWYRDLGDTLAWCVTLCIAVLPVVLRSLYPLWPQAAVRRWQARLGGRPVNVLIWYGVRAAMPVLAFFAAALPPWYAEAVTAALVLTGLMQAILLLLFERGRTLVVFPLAAMFYGLLMWYAFTPFYARGFLVLLLADTVFFGLRDILHRVYRRDWRHTRARLILLACGAALVPVQLLLAPDLPVLAAVFGWGWFIAGCAVVDMFGSALANSKTFGMSYVWLIGMGLLMLYSVLIVRGLAGPDSPIAGILALQVVAGVLTVLALVSTGWQAGLARLRAARQRV, translated from the coding sequence ATGACTTCCTCCTTGCAGGGCCCGTGGGCGGTGCTGAACATCGCGCCCACGCAGGATGCCCGCCAGATCCGGCGCGCCTATGCCGCCCGCCTCAAGGCGGTCCGCCCCGACGAGGACGCGGCCGGCTTCCAGGCGCTGCGCGAGGCCTACGAGTGGGCGCTGGCGCAATGCGATACCGCGCCGGCCCGGCCGGTGGTGTTCCTGCAGGTTGGCCCGGTGGCCTCGCCGCCGCTGCCGGCCGAAGCCGCACCGCCCGCCGAACAGCAGGACGAACAGCAGGACGAACAGCAGGACGAACAGCAGGACGAACAGCAGGACGAACAGCAGGACGAACAGCAGGACGAACAGCAGGACGAACAGCAGGACGAACAGCAGGACGAACAGCAGGACGAGGCGGCAGCGACCACGCCGTCGCCCGACTACTCCCCACGCCGGTCGCACGAGCAGCACATCGTCTATCGGCGCGCGCCGCCGGCGGTGCCGGAGGTGCCGGCGCCTGCGCTCGGCGCAGCGCTCTGGCGCGCGTTTCGCACCGCGCTGCCGCCGCAGGACGGCGACGATGTCTCCGATGACAGCGCGGCACGGATCGAAGCGCAACTGCGCGAGACCCTGCGGCATCCGGATCTGATCAACTTCGAAGCCCGCGAAGCCTTCGAGCTGGCCGCGCTGCAAGTCTGCGCGAGCGAGCGCACGGTCGGTGCGCTGCGTCTGGCCTGCGACGCGGTGTTCGGCTGGAGCCGGGCGCCGATGCCCTTGCGTCCGCACGAGCGCCAGCGCTGGCTGGCGGCCACGGAACAGGCTGCCGGCGATCGGCAGTACCAGGCCGTGCAGCGCCTGGCCAGGCATTCGGCCGCGGTGCGGCACATGCTGGCGCCCGGGCAGCCGCGCATCGCGCTCCTGCGTTTCTTTGTGCCGAGCTATCTGGCAGACGCCCGCCGGTTCCTGGAGCAATTGCAGACGCAGTGGCCCCAGGTCCTGCAATACCGGTTGGACGGCGCATCCCTGCGCGCCTGGAGCGAGGCCGCGCACCGCGCCTGGCCGACGTTCAGCGGGCTGGTCGGCATGGCGGCGGCGGGCGTGCTCGGCGCATTGCTGTTCTGGTCCACCGGCAAGCGGCTGGATGTGCCCGACTGGTACCGCGATCTCGGCGACACCCTCGCGTGGTGCGTGACGCTCTGCATTGCCGTGCTGCCGGTGGTGCTGCGCTCGCTGTATCCGCTATGGCCGCAGGCCGCCGTGCGGCGCTGGCAGGCCCGTCTCGGCGGTCGCCCCGTCAATGTACTGATCTGGTACGGCGTGCGGGCCGCCATGCCGGTGCTGGCTTTCTTCGCGGCCGCCTTGCCGCCCTGGTACGCCGAGGCCGTGACGGCGGCGCTGGTGCTGACCGGCCTGATGCAGGCGATCTTGCTGCTGCTGTTCGAGCGCGGCCGGACCCTGGTGGTGTTCCCGCTGGCCGCCATGTTCTATGGACTGCTGATGTGGTACGCGTTCACGCCGTTCTATGCCCGCGGCTTCCTGGTGCTCCTGCTGGCGGACACCGTGTTCTTCGGTCTGCGGGACATCCTGCACCGGGTCTACCGGCGTGACTGGCGGCACACGCGCGCCAGGCTGATCCTGCTGGCTTGCGGGGCCGCCCTGGTGCCGGTGCAGCTGCTGCTGGCGCCAGATCTTCCGGTGCTGGCCGCCGTGTTCGGCTGGGGCTGGTTCATCGCCGGATGCGCCGTGGTCGACATGTTCGGCTCGGCATTGGCGAACAGCAAGACCTTCGGCATGAGCTATGTCTGGCTGATCGGGATGGGGCTGCTGATGCTGTATTCGGTCCTGATCGTGCGTGGGCTGGCGGGCCCGGACAGCCCCATCGCCGGCATCCTTGCGCTGCAGGTAGTGGCTGGTGTGCTGACAGTGCTTGCCTTGGTCAGCACGGGCTGGCAGGCCGGACTGGCCCGCTTGCGGGCGGCGCGGCAACGGGTCTGA